In Thermoanaerobaculum aquaticum, a single genomic region encodes these proteins:
- a CDS encoding 3-oxoacyl-ACP synthase III family protein: MGRYAQITGAGMYLPPREVTNDELRAKFDAAFPEFVDKMEASSGIRARFWAPEDWATSDVALPAAQYALNAAGKKPEDVDLIILGTDSPDYITPATSVVLQHKLGAKNAGTFDVGCACASFPTALAAAAGIIATNSAINTVLVVGVYLMHKLADPNDPMIFFYGDGAGAFVLEAREGEPGKGFLASAFLADGSYHRHWGIYSGGTFEPATVESVHAGRTKVRLIERYPPEVNHEGWPKLVREVTHRAGVALADVDVVLFTQVRKPSIELVMETLGLPLAKTHTIMEKWGYTGSACIPMAFVDAVAQGVIRPHQLVVMVGSGVGYNQAAVAFRLEELWPHT; this comes from the coding sequence ATGGGGCGATACGCGCAAATTACCGGTGCAGGCATGTACCTTCCCCCCCGGGAAGTCACCAACGACGAGCTGCGGGCCAAGTTCGATGCGGCCTTTCCGGAGTTTGTGGACAAGATGGAAGCTTCCTCGGGGATCCGCGCCCGGTTTTGGGCCCCGGAGGACTGGGCCACCTCCGATGTGGCGCTCCCTGCGGCCCAATACGCCCTCAACGCTGCGGGTAAAAAACCCGAAGATGTGGACCTCATCATCCTGGGCACCGACTCCCCGGATTACATCACTCCGGCGACTTCGGTGGTGCTCCAGCACAAGCTGGGAGCCAAAAACGCCGGCACCTTTGACGTGGGCTGTGCCTGCGCGTCGTTTCCCACGGCCCTGGCTGCGGCTGCGGGTATTATTGCCACCAACTCAGCCATCAACACGGTGCTAGTCGTAGGCGTGTACCTCATGCACAAGCTGGCGGACCCCAACGACCCCATGATCTTCTTTTACGGCGACGGCGCTGGGGCCTTTGTGCTGGAAGCCCGGGAGGGCGAGCCGGGCAAAGGGTTTTTGGCATCGGCTTTCCTGGCGGACGGTTCCTACCACCGCCACTGGGGCATTTACTCCGGCGGGACGTTTGAGCCGGCTACCGTGGAGTCGGTGCACGCGGGACGCACCAAGGTGCGGCTCATCGAGCGCTATCCCCCCGAAGTCAACCACGAAGGCTGGCCGAAGCTGGTGCGGGAGGTGACCCACCGGGCGGGGGTGGCGCTTGCCGATGTGGACGTGGTGCTGTTCACGCAGGTGCGCAAGCCTTCCATTGAGCTGGTGATGGAAACCTTGGGGCTGCCGCTTGCCAAAACTCACACCATCATGGAAAAGTGGGGCTACACCGGCTCCGCCTGCATCCCCATGGCGTTCGTGGACGCGGTGGCACAAGGGGTCATCCGACCCCATCAGCTGGTGGTGATGGTGGGCTCCGGCGTGGGTTACAACCAAGC
- the fabG gene encoding 3-oxoacyl-ACP reductase FabG, with protein MIATGLAGKVVVVTGGAAGIGKATALAFAAEGCRVAVWDVDPRGEEVAAACQNAGGEGRFFRVDVTQASEVEEATSRVVSLWGGVDVLVNNAGIVRDGQLVKFKDGQLVGTMTDEQWEAVIGVNLRGVFNCTRAVAKVMVPRGRGVILNASSVVGLYGNFGQTNYVASKAGVIGMTRVWARELGRYGIRVNAVAPGFVKTEILASMPPKVLDEMVSHTPLRRMGQPEDIAQAYLWLASEAASFVTGAVLSVDGGLVVGT; from the coding sequence ATGATTGCCACAGGGCTTGCAGGAAAGGTTGTGGTTGTCACCGGTGGAGCCGCAGGTATCGGTAAGGCCACGGCTTTGGCGTTTGCTGCCGAAGGCTGCCGGGTAGCGGTGTGGGATGTGGATCCCCGGGGGGAAGAGGTAGCCGCGGCGTGCCAGAACGCTGGCGGTGAGGGCCGGTTTTTCCGAGTGGATGTGACGCAGGCAAGCGAGGTGGAAGAGGCCACATCCCGGGTGGTTTCGCTTTGGGGCGGAGTGGACGTGCTGGTGAACAACGCCGGCATCGTGCGGGATGGGCAGCTGGTGAAGTTCAAAGACGGCCAGCTGGTGGGCACCATGACCGATGAACAGTGGGAGGCAGTCATTGGCGTGAACCTTCGTGGCGTGTTCAACTGCACCCGCGCGGTGGCCAAGGTGATGGTGCCCCGGGGGCGCGGCGTGATCTTGAACGCCTCCTCGGTTGTGGGGCTTTACGGCAACTTTGGGCAAACCAACTACGTGGCTTCCAAAGCCGGTGTCATTGGCATGACCAGGGTCTGGGCCCGGGAGCTGGGGCGCTACGGCATCCGCGTCAACGCCGTGGCTCCGGGCTTTGTGAAAACCGAAATTTTGGCCTCCATGCCGCCAAAGGTCCTGGACGAAATGGTGAGCCACACCCCGCTGCGCCGCATGGGGCAGCCGGAAGACATAGCCCAAGCCTACCTGTGGCTGGCTTCCGAGGCCGCTTCCTTCGTGACCGGTGCGGTGCTTTCGGTGGACGGGGGCCTGGTGGTGGGCACCTGA